A section of the Sedimentisphaera cyanobacteriorum genome encodes:
- a CDS encoding XylR family transcriptional regulator: MPNVNYVILLLEMARALDRELARGISKYARFQSRTRWAFYSEPDIQRRLKIIPKLKDWKANGIIAHNPTPKNKQLIMKLGIPVITRGIKIAGYPHISSDLEKISQMAANHLLERGYKNFAYCGFDSAEWSVMRGEYFAKMIKKASANITIYSQPKRGSWLSWEKEQPIMAEWLESLPKPIAVLACNDDRARQVIEAGKFADIHVPEEVAVLGIDNDEHVCELSDPPLSSIALNSERAGFEAAKLLDKMMVDKTECEDEIIVKPTHIVTRQSTNILAIEDSEVASAINYIRNNSRKLIQVDDVAEATSISRRVLENRFRKILNRSILEEINLTHINQILQMLLETNFSISEISEVMGYSSDKHIARSFRKHMGMSPLAYRKKFGSR, from the coding sequence ATGCCGAATGTTAATTATGTAATTCTGCTTTTAGAAATGGCTCGAGCCCTGGACAGAGAGCTGGCAAGGGGAATCTCCAAATATGCCCGTTTTCAGAGCCGAACCCGCTGGGCATTTTACAGCGAACCGGATATTCAGCGCAGGCTGAAGATAATCCCCAAACTCAAAGACTGGAAAGCCAACGGGATTATCGCCCACAACCCCACGCCCAAAAACAAACAGCTGATTATGAAGCTGGGCATTCCCGTGATTACCCGAGGGATTAAAATAGCCGGCTACCCGCATATCAGCTCTGATCTGGAAAAAATCTCTCAGATGGCAGCAAACCATTTGCTGGAGAGGGGATACAAGAATTTCGCCTACTGCGGATTCGACTCAGCGGAGTGGTCTGTTATGCGGGGTGAATATTTTGCCAAAATGATAAAAAAGGCTTCTGCAAATATAACCATATACTCTCAGCCCAAGAGGGGTTCTTGGCTTTCTTGGGAAAAAGAGCAGCCTATTATGGCCGAATGGCTCGAATCACTGCCCAAACCTATCGCTGTTTTGGCCTGTAACGATGACCGTGCAAGGCAGGTAATTGAAGCGGGCAAATTTGCCGATATCCATGTGCCCGAAGAAGTGGCTGTGCTGGGGATCGACAACGACGAGCATGTATGCGAGCTCTCCGACCCGCCTCTTTCCAGCATTGCTCTGAACTCCGAACGTGCAGGCTTTGAGGCTGCCAAGCTGCTCGATAAGATGATGGTTGACAAAACAGAATGCGAAGATGAGATTATCGTAAAACCAACCCATATCGTTACGCGGCAATCAACGAACATTCTGGCGATAGAAGATTCTGAGGTAGCAAGCGCTATAAACTACATCAGAAACAACAGCAGAAAACTCATACAGGTTGATGATGTGGCAGAAGCAACCAGCATCTCAAGAAGAGTTTTGGAAAACCGCTTTCGTAAAATCCTGAACCGTTCCATTCTTGAAGAAATCAACCTAACACATATAAATCAAATATTGCAGATGCTGCTGGAAACAAACTTCTCAATTTCTGAGATCTCAGAAGTTATGGGGTATTCAAGCGACAAACACATTGCCAGAAGCTTCCGGAAGCATATGGGTATGTCTCCTCTGGCATACAGGAAGAAGTTCGGAAGCAGATAA
- a CDS encoding sulfatase gives MQRRNFLKTAAVMAGAAAFPDFLQAAEKNNKNVLIIVCDDLGAHDLGCYGNTLHETPNLDRLARQGMRFTQGYASCAVCSPTRASLQTGKYPARLGITDWIPGVPINKIKNRFDPEMEIIRTEKQLELEEVTIADYFKAKGYSTAFLGKWHLGETEKYYPKNQGYDTNFAGTRKGAPYAPNHYYAPYNNPKIKPEGEKGEYLTDRIGDESAKRLAELCEGEKPFYMLTCFYTVHTPIKPRKDLEEYYRKKLEARPNKIWDNPSYAAMVHCMDVNCGKILDVLKDKGLEDDTIVIFTSDNGGLTAHKKGPTSNYPLRSGKGFYYEGGIREPYLFRVPGVTRPGSECGYPIITNDIFPTVIEATGGQLLPQLHKDGLSLMPLLSGKKDRLAREDLFWHFPHYHGEGERPCSTVRSGDYKLIRHYEGPTLELYNLREDISEKNDLSEKMPEKVKQLEQKLDNWLEKMNAKIPEKI, from the coding sequence ATGCAAAGAAGAAATTTCCTTAAAACAGCCGCAGTGATGGCGGGCGCAGCTGCATTTCCTGATTTCCTGCAAGCAGCAGAGAAGAATAATAAAAACGTTCTTATTATCGTATGCGATGATCTGGGCGCTCATGATCTGGGGTGTTATGGGAACACCCTCCACGAAACGCCCAACCTCGACAGGCTCGCAAGGCAGGGGATGCGTTTTACTCAGGGCTATGCCTCCTGCGCTGTATGCTCGCCCACAAGAGCGAGCCTTCAGACAGGCAAATACCCCGCCCGCCTCGGTATAACAGACTGGATACCGGGCGTGCCGATAAATAAGATCAAAAACAGATTTGACCCGGAAATGGAAATAATCCGAACTGAAAAGCAGCTTGAGCTTGAAGAGGTTACTATCGCAGACTACTTCAAGGCAAAAGGGTACTCAACTGCATTTCTGGGCAAGTGGCATCTGGGCGAAACGGAAAAGTATTACCCCAAAAATCAGGGCTACGATACCAACTTCGCCGGCACCCGCAAAGGCGCACCCTACGCCCCGAACCACTACTACGCACCGTACAACAACCCGAAGATCAAGCCGGAGGGCGAGAAGGGCGAATACCTCACCGACCGCATTGGCGATGAATCCGCAAAGAGGCTCGCTGAGCTTTGCGAGGGTGAAAAGCCGTTTTATATGCTCACCTGCTTCTACACCGTACATACGCCTATAAAGCCCCGCAAGGATCTTGAAGAGTATTACAGGAAAAAGCTTGAAGCCCGGCCAAACAAGATTTGGGACAACCCATCCTACGCTGCAATGGTGCACTGCATGGACGTTAACTGCGGAAAAATCCTCGATGTTCTCAAGGATAAGGGGCTCGAGGATGATACCATAGTTATATTCACCTCCGACAACGGCGGACTCACCGCCCATAAAAAAGGCCCAACCAGCAACTACCCTCTTCGATCGGGCAAAGGCTTCTACTACGAAGGCGGAATCAGAGAGCCTTATCTTTTCCGGGTCCCGGGGGTAACCAGGCCCGGGTCTGAGTGCGGCTATCCAATAATTACGAACGACATATTCCCTACGGTTATCGAGGCCACGGGCGGCCAGCTCCTCCCGCAGCTCCATAAAGACGGCCTGAGCCTTATGCCTCTTCTCTCAGGAAAGAAAGACAGGCTTGCAAGGGAAGACCTTTTCTGGCATTTCCCGCATTACCACGGCGAAGGCGAGAGGCCGTGCAGCACTGTCCGCAGCGGGGACTACAAGCTTATCAGGCATTATGAAGGCCCAACCCTCGAGCTTTACAATCTCAGAGAAGATATCAGCGAGAAAAACGACCTCTCAGAGAAAATGCCCGAGAAGGTAAAGCAGCTCGAGCAAAAACTGGACAATTGGCTCGAAAAGATGAACGCAAAGATCCCCGAGAAAATATAA